Proteins co-encoded in one Setaria viridis chromosome 9, Setaria_viridis_v4.0, whole genome shotgun sequence genomic window:
- the LOC117836713 gene encoding LOW QUALITY PROTEIN: uncharacterized protein (The sequence of the model RefSeq protein was modified relative to this genomic sequence to represent the inferred CDS: inserted 1 base in 1 codon) gives MSRRLLPRITPLPRRRRNPSSPPITPALAASVEHILTTRSTNPXLAALLPSPLSDARLAAAVSSLADPDLALALLAWSQTHHHDSLPGPAATPLAHSALLRFLARAGRFDAAEATLKSMSSRAGDGVVAAAPTLACLGELAAAYADAGMDGKAAEMCQRARELYGALPRAADCNRLLRLLVQRRRWEDARKLYDEMLAKEGGADDYSTCVMLRGMCLEGRVEEGRKLIEARWGAGCIPHPVFYNVLIDGYCQRGEIRRGMLLLGDMEMKGFLPTEVTYGVIITWLGQKGDLERIGGLLGEMKVRGLSPNVQIYSTVIDAVCKRHSASQAMVVLKQMFASGCDPDVVTFNTLISAFCREGRAHEAEKLLREAIRRELEPNQNSYTPLIHAFCIGGDVTVASDFLVEMMEGGHTPDVITFGALIHGLVVSGKVTEALSVRDKMMERQVMPDVNIYNVLISGLCKKQMLPAAKNLLAEMLEHNVQPDKYVYTTLIDGFIRSGNISDAKKIFEFMEQKGVCPDVVGYNAMVKGYCQFGMTDEAILCMSSMKKVGCIPDEFTYTTLIDGCAKQGNISGALSLLCDMMKRRCKPNVVTYSSLISGYCKIGDTDTAEFVFENMQSEGLLPNVIHYTILIGSLFKKDKVSKAAAYFERMLLNRCSPNDVTSNYLVNGLTNSVTWIINSNCSNSVKLHDKNALLDVFKGLVSDGWDPRISAYNAIIFSLCRHNMLGKALDLKDKMVSKGYSSDPITFLSLPYGFCFVGKPRNWGRILPNEFQKNEFETIFRCKMLLDQHAVDTVSCEVSRIIQLYAEEFLSIQKLEKRFAGS, from the coding sequence cctcccctccccgctctcggacgcgcgcctcgccgccgccgtctcctccctcgccgaccccgacctcgcgctcgcgctcctcgCCTGGTCCCAGACCCACCACCATGACTCGCTCCcaggccccgccgccacccctctcgCCCACTCCGCGCTGCTCCGCttcctcgcccgcgccggccgcttCGACGCCGCGGAGGCCACGCTCAAGTCCATGTCGTCCCGCGCGGGCGACGGCGTCGTGGCGGCCGCGCCAACGCTCGCCTGCCTCGGCGAGCTCGCAGCCGCCTACGCCGACGCCGGAATGGACGGGAAGGCCGCCGAGATGTGCCAGCGCGCCAGGGAGCTGTACGGCGCTCTTCCCAGGGCGGCAGACTGCAACCGCCTCCTCAGGCTCCTCGTGCAGCGCCGGCGCTGGGAGGACGCCCGGAAGCTGTACGACGAAATGCTTGCCAAGGAGGGCGGCGCGGATGACTACAGCACCTGCGTGATGTTGCGAGGGATGTGCTTGGAAGGGCgggtggaggaagggaggaagctGATTGAGGCTAGGTGGGGAGCGGGGTGCATTCCGCATCCCGTGTTCTACAATGTACTGATCGATGGGTATTGCCAGCGCGGGGAAATTCGGAGGGGAATGTTGCTGTTGGGTGATATGGAGATGAAGGGATTCTTGCCGACCGAGGTGACATATGGAGTTATCATTACCTGGCTCGGGCAGAAAGGTGATTTGGAGAGGATTGGGGGTTTGCTTGGCGAGATGAAGGTGAGAGGATTGTCCCCCAATGTGCAGATTTACAGCACTGTCATTGATGCTGTGTGCAAACGCCACTCAGCATCGCAGGCAATGGTTGTTCTGAAGCAAATGTTTGCGAGCGGTTGTGATCCAGATGTTGTCACGTTTAATACTTTGATATCAGCTTTTTGCCGAGAAGGTCGTGCTCACGAGGCTGAGAAACTTTTGAGAGAGGCCATTAGGAGAGAGTTGGAGCCAAATCAAAATAGCTACACTCCTTTGATTCATGCCTTCTGCATCGGAGGAGATGTGACGGTTGCATCAGATTTTCTCGTGGAAATGATGGAAGGAGGGCATACTCCTGATGTCATCACGTTTGGAGCACTAATTCATGGCCTTGTTGTTTCTGGGAAGGTAACTGAGGCCCTGAGTGTCAGGGATAAGATGATGGAGAGACAGGTGATGCCTGATGTCAACATATATAATGTATTGATTAGTGGTTTATGCAAGAAACAAATGCTTCCCGCAGCTAAGAACCTTCTTGCAGAGATGCTTGAGCATAATGTCCAGCCTGATAAATATGTATATACCACGTTGATTGATGGTTTCATCAGGAGTGGGAATATTAGTGACGCAAAGAAAATATTTGAATTCATGGAACAAAAGGGAGTCTGCCCTGATGTTGTTGGCTACAATGCTATGGTAAAAGGATATTGTCAGTTTGGAATGACGGATGAGGCAATTCTATGCATGAGCAGCATGAAAAAGGTTGGCTGCATTCCAGATGAGTTTACATATACTACGCTTATTGATGGCTGTGCTAAACAAGGCAACATAAGTGGAGCTCTGAGTTTGCTTTGCGATATGATGAAGCGGAGATGCAAACCAAATGTTGTTACATACTCATCATTAATAAGTGGATATTGCAAGATTGGCGATACAGACACTGCAgaatttgtttttgaaaatatgcAATCTGAAGGTCTCCTTCCTAATGTTATACACTATACAATCCTAATTGGTAGTTTATTCAAGAAAGATAAAGTAAGCAAAGCTGCTGCATACTTTGAACGTATGTTGCTTAACCGTTGCTCTCCTAATGATGTCACATCAAATTATTTAGTTAATGGGCTCACAAACAGTGTGACCTGGATCATCAACTCAAACTGTAGCAACAGTGTTAAGTTGCATGACAAGAATGCTCTGTTAGATGTGTTCAAGGGATTGGTTTCTGATGGATGGGACCCAAGGATTTCAGCATACAATGCTATTATCTTCAGCCTCTGTAGGCATAATATGCTTGGGAAGGCACTGGACTTGAAAGATAAGATGGTTAGTAAAGGATACTCGTCAGACCCTATTACTTTCCTTTCACTTCCTTATGGCTTCTGTTTTGTTGGAAAACCGAGGAACTGGGGGCGCATCCTTCCTAATGAATTTCAGAAGAATGAATTTGAGACAATCTTTAGGTGCAAGATGTTATTAGACCAGCATGCCGTTGACACAGTTAGCTGCGAAGTCTCTAGGATTATACAGTTATATGCTGAGGAGTTTCTGTCTATACAGAAACTGGAGAAGAGATTTGCTGGTTCTTGA